The Cystobacter ferrugineus genome contains the following window.
GCTGTGGCCGAAAAAAGCGAAGTTGATGCCAAGCAACGGCGTCATCACCGCCAGCAGTTGTGACGCCATCTCGTCACAGTCGCTGATCGGCGGCAACGCCAGGTTGGTACCGCGCCCGGGGTACTGAACGCCGAGGACCTCGACCCCCTCGGGCATCGCCGCGGCCCAGTCCCGGAAGATGTTCGCGTCGCCACCGGCGTACGGAAAGCAGAAGAGCCGCAGCCTGGGCCGCGCCTGCGGGTTGAACGCAATCATCCACTGGCCCCGGGGACGCGCACGCGGTTCGGATGGTCCCGGGGGGCTTGACGCTCGAATGGGCAGGTCTCGACTCGACGTAGGCTTCACGCGCTAGGCTCCACTGCATCAATTGCCGACCCGTGGCCACGAATGACCCTTCGCGGCTTCTCCTCCAGGCACAGAACCCGGTCGCGCAACTGAGGTTCGAAGGGAGCACCCGCGCCATTGATGTACTGCCAAATCGGCCGGAGGATGGATTCCGCCTTGAGCAGGATCTCCTGAAACTCCCCCTCCGGCTGTGACAAGTAGGTGATGGCTCCGCCGGCACCGAACTTCACGAGGGTGCCGTCGTAGGACAAGGTGCGGATGGCGATGTTCAGGTCGGCGATCCGGTTGTACCCGAGGTAGCCGATCGTGCCGCAGTAGATACCCCGAGGGCTCTTCTCGAGCCGATCGATGATCTCCATCGTGCGGATCTTGGGAGCCCCGGTGATGGATCCCCCCGGGAAGACCGCGCGCAGGAGGTCAACGAGGCTGCACTCCGGCGTCAAGGTCGATTCGACGGTGCTGACCATCTGATGGACCGTCTTGAAGCTCTCGATGTCCATTAGATTGGAGACATGGACGCTGCCCGGCACGGACACCCGTCCCAGGTCGTTCCGCATCAGGTCCACGATCATCAGGTTCTCCGCCCGGTCCTTCTCCGAGGCGGCCAGACGCGCGGCATTCGTGCTGTCGGTGGCGGGGTCGTCAGAGCGCGCGCAGGTCCCCTTGATGGGCTTGGCCTGGACCGTCCCATCCTCATCCACCTTCAGGAAGCGCTCCGGGGAGGTACTGAGGACGCAGGTCTTGCCTGTCTTGATGAAAGCGCCGAACGGGGCGGGATTGCCTCTCCGCATCGTCACGTACAGCTCGACGGGATCCAGCTTCAGATCGAACGAGAAACCGTTCGTCAAGCAGACCTCGTAGGACTCCCCATCGACGATCTTCTCCTTGCAGCGCTCGATGGCGGCGAAGTAGTCATCCCGTCCACAATCCATTGATACCGAGATGGATTTCAACCCCAGGGACTGGGGCGAACGGGTGCCGCGCGGAAGCGACTTCAGAGCGTCGGCGGTCTCGTCCATCCAGGCGAGGACGCTCGCGCTCTCCTCGAGCTCCGCGATGGCGACCAGCCACACTTCTCGCGTCGAGTGGTCGAACGCCAGGAACCGCTTCACGTGCATCCACAAGGCGTCGGGAATAGTGTTCTTGTGCGTCGTCGCGGCCCCAAACGCCTCCTTCATTTCGTAGGTCATGAAGCCGATGTAGCCGCCATGAAACTCGAATGGCAGCCCATCCACGGGGCGAACAACGATACGGCTTTCGAGCGCCCGCTCCAGCGCCGCCAGGTACCGCTCGGCGCCCCCCTCTGACGCCGCTTCCGCAGCGCCGTACGTCAGCAGCGAGCCCTCCGGCACGCAGCCCATGAAGGAGAACCGGGATATCCCTTCTCTCACGGACTGGCTGTCGAGCCAGAAGCAGTGCTCGCGGCCCGCATACAGGCCCAGGAAAACGGTCTCGGCCTCGAGAGACGTCGCCAGCCGCCTGGTGAACGTCTGAAGTTCCCTTCTCCGCTCCGGTGTGCGGCGGGCGCTCGGGTCACGCCTGGCAGCACCTGCGCCGACACCGTTGCCGGCAGTCGAATGGGGACGGCGCGACGGAACCTCTTTCCCCGCGTATCGGTACGCCTCGTCACGGAAATTGGAGATGAGCTGCAAGCCGTGCGCAGTCAGAATCGACTCGGGATGGAACTGGACGCCCCACTTCGGGCGACTCACGTGCCGCAACCCCATGATCAGGCCGCATTCCGTCCGAGCGGTGACGACCAGGTTCGCGGGAAGCGACTCCGGCCGCACGACCAGCGAGTGATATCTCACCGCGTCGAAGCTCGGCGGGAGTCCCAGAAACACGCCCGTGCCGTCATGGTAGATGGTCGACGTCCTGCCGTGGAACGGAACCGGAGCGTGAGTGATCTCGCCCCCGTAGATGTACGCCAGCCCTTGATGGCCCAGGCAGACCCCAAACACCGGGAACTCATCCTGCTCGAGCGCGTCTCGCGAGACATTGAAATCCTTCGGATTGGTCACCGAGCCCGGACCCGGAGAAACCAGGATGCATCCGAAGGAGCCCAAGGCCTTGATTTCTTGCCAGGTATGCTGGTCGTTGCGGACGACCAACGGCTCGCTCCCGAACGTCTGCGCAACGTAGTCCGCCAGATTCCAGGTGAACGAATCGTAGTTGTCGATGATGAGGCAACGCATGTGATGAGTGCTCTTTCCGGGGTGTCGGACACATACGAGGAGGCAGCTTGCCGCTCATGGCGAGCCCCTCTCCCGTTCCCACGAACTGCTCGCTCTTCTCCCGTCAACGATCCGACGGCTTCGTTTCATTCGTGCTCCTTGGGCGTGTTCCTGCCCTGGACCAGCGCGCTCAGCCGCGTCGCGGACGGGGCGATCCACGAGGAGTACTGCCCGGGAGCCAGCTCCCGCTGCATCAGCGAGCGGACGTTCGCGAGTTCGCGAGGTGTGGGGAAGTACTCGGCGAGCTTCGCCTCCGTGCCGCGGGGGAGCAGTTTTCCGTCCACGTCGAAGGGCAGACCGGCGCAGGGGCCATAGGTCCTGCTGAAGCGCTCGTGAGGGAGGTACAACTGGAAGTCGACGCCCAGCGCTCGCAGGCTGGCGTTCCAGCGATCAATGAGCGTTTGCACTTCGGCGATGAACTGTCGTCGCATGATGGCGTTGATCGCCCACTCCCCTTCCACTTCCACGACGGTCAGTCCGTCGCCCATGCGCTCATCGATGCGAACGATCTGCGATTCGCTTCCCACGAAATTCCGCGGCCTCCGGAGCCCAGCCCGGAAGAGTTCGTTCGAGCGTTCGGAGCCGTCGTTTCCGAAGAGGTCGTAGACCTTCGGCGCCCAATAATTGAGATACTTCTGGACAACCGGGAACGGAATCGCCCCCGCGTGGAACGTATCGAACGTCCCCTCACGCAGGGTGACCTCGGCGGTCCTGGCCAGCACTCGTTCCAGACCCACGGCGCCCATGGCGATGTGGAGCGGTTCCTCGAACATCATGAACTTCGCCGCCCGGGCCAACGGGGCGAACGAAGCCTCGGTCACTGCATGTATCTGGTACTTGCCAACCCGGTCGGCCAGCAAGCACCACATGAAGTGGGACAGCCAGTCCTCGGTCG
Protein-coding sequences here:
- the pabB gene encoding aminodeoxychorismate synthase component I, which codes for MRCLIIDNYDSFTWNLADYVAQTFGSEPLVVRNDQHTWQEIKALGSFGCILVSPGPGSVTNPKDFNVSRDALEQDEFPVFGVCLGHQGLAYIYGGEITHAPVPFHGRTSTIYHDGTGVFLGLPPSFDAVRYHSLVVRPESLPANLVVTARTECGLIMGLRHVSRPKWGVQFHPESILTAHGLQLISNFRDEAYRYAGKEVPSRRPHSTAGNGVGAGAARRDPSARRTPERRRELQTFTRRLATSLEAETVFLGLYAGREHCFWLDSQSVREGISRFSFMGCVPEGSLLTYGAAEAASEGGAERYLAALERALESRIVVRPVDGLPFEFHGGYIGFMTYEMKEAFGAATTHKNTIPDALWMHVKRFLAFDHSTREVWLVAIAELEESASVLAWMDETADALKSLPRGTRSPQSLGLKSISVSMDCGRDDYFAAIERCKEKIVDGESYEVCLTNGFSFDLKLDPVELYVTMRRGNPAPFGAFIKTGKTCVLSTSPERFLKVDEDGTVQAKPIKGTCARSDDPATDSTNAARLAASEKDRAENLMIVDLMRNDLGRVSVPGSVHVSNLMDIESFKTVHQMVSTVESTLTPECSLVDLLRAVFPGGSITGAPKIRTMEIIDRLEKSPRGIYCGTIGYLGYNRIADLNIAIRTLSYDGTLVKFGAGGAITYLSQPEGEFQEILLKAESILRPIWQYINGAGAPFEPQLRDRVLCLEEKPRRVIRGHGSAIDAVEPSA